One Streptomyces mobaraensis NBRC 13819 = DSM 40847 DNA segment encodes these proteins:
- a CDS encoding ATP-dependent RecD-like DNA helicase — protein sequence MAQPAVVEGVLERITYANEENGYTVARVDTGRGAGDLLTVVGSLLGAQVGESLRMEGRWGSHPQYGRQFTVENYTTVLPATVQGIRRYLGSGLVKGIGPVFADRITQHFGTDTLRIIEEEIGRLIEVPGLGPKRTRKIADAWEEQKAIKEVMLFLQTVEVSTSIAVRIYKKYGDASISVVKKEPYRLAADVWGIGFLTADRIAQSVGIPHDSPERVKAGLQYALSQSADQGHCFLPEERLIADAVKLLQVDTGLVIECLAELAADEEGVVRETVPGPEDGQPVTAVYLVPFHRAELSLSAQLSRLLRADEDRLAAFRDVDWDRALTWLAGRTGAELAPEQREAVRLALTSKVAVLTGGPGCGKSFTVRSVVELARAKRAKVVLAAPTGRAAKRLAELTGAEASTVHRLLELKPGGDAAYDRDRPLDADLVVVDEASMLDLLLANKLAKAVAPGAHLLLVGDVDQLPSVGAGEVLRDLLAAGSPVPAVRLTRIFRQAQQSGVVTNAHRINSGVPPLTTGLADFFLFAEEDTEEAGRLTVDVAARRIPAKFGLDPRRDVQVLAPMHRGPAGAAALNALLQQAVTPARPDLPERRFGGRVFRVGDKVTQIRNNYEKGANGVFNGTVGVVTGLDPVEQRLTVRTDEDEEVGYDFAELDELAHAYAVTIHRSQGSEYPAVVIPVTTSAWTMLQRNLLYTAVTRAKRLVVLVGSRRALGQAVRTVGAGRRCTALDHRLATGGGVRL from the coding sequence ATGGCACAACCGGCAGTGGTCGAAGGGGTGCTCGAGCGCATCACCTACGCCAACGAGGAGAACGGCTACACCGTCGCCCGGGTGGACACCGGCCGCGGCGCCGGCGACCTGCTCACCGTCGTCGGGTCGCTCCTCGGCGCCCAGGTGGGCGAGTCGCTGCGGATGGAGGGCCGCTGGGGCTCCCACCCGCAGTACGGCCGCCAGTTCACGGTGGAGAACTACACGACGGTGCTCCCCGCCACCGTCCAGGGCATCCGCCGCTACCTGGGGTCCGGCCTGGTCAAGGGCATCGGCCCGGTCTTCGCCGACCGCATCACCCAGCACTTCGGCACGGACACCCTCCGGATCATCGAGGAGGAGATCGGGCGGCTGATCGAGGTCCCCGGCCTCGGGCCCAAGCGGACGCGGAAGATCGCCGACGCCTGGGAGGAGCAGAAGGCCATCAAGGAGGTGATGCTCTTCCTCCAGACCGTCGAGGTCTCCACCTCCATCGCCGTCCGCATCTACAAGAAGTACGGCGACGCCTCCATCTCCGTCGTCAAGAAGGAGCCGTACCGGCTGGCCGCCGACGTGTGGGGCATCGGCTTCCTCACCGCCGACCGGATCGCCCAGTCCGTCGGCATCCCGCACGACAGCCCCGAGCGCGTCAAGGCGGGCCTCCAGTACGCCCTTTCGCAGTCCGCCGACCAGGGGCACTGCTTCCTCCCCGAGGAGCGGCTGATCGCCGACGCGGTGAAGCTCCTCCAGGTGGACACCGGTCTGGTGATCGAGTGCCTGGCCGAACTCGCCGCCGACGAGGAGGGCGTGGTGCGCGAGACGGTCCCGGGGCCGGAGGACGGGCAGCCGGTCACCGCCGTCTACCTCGTCCCCTTCCATCGGGCCGAACTCTCCCTGTCCGCCCAGCTGTCCCGGCTGCTGCGCGCCGACGAGGACCGGCTGGCCGCCTTCCGCGACGTCGACTGGGACCGCGCCCTGACCTGGCTCGCCGGCCGGACCGGCGCCGAACTGGCGCCGGAGCAGCGGGAGGCGGTCCGGCTGGCGCTCACCAGCAAGGTCGCCGTCCTCACCGGCGGCCCCGGCTGCGGCAAGTCCTTCACCGTCCGGTCCGTCGTCGAACTCGCCCGCGCCAAGCGGGCGAAGGTGGTCCTCGCCGCGCCCACCGGCCGGGCCGCCAAGCGCCTCGCCGAGCTCACCGGGGCCGAGGCGTCCACCGTCCACCGGCTGCTGGAGCTCAAGCCCGGCGGCGACGCCGCGTACGACCGGGACCGGCCGCTCGACGCCGACCTGGTCGTCGTCGACGAGGCGTCCATGCTCGATCTGCTGCTGGCCAACAAGCTGGCCAAGGCCGTGGCCCCGGGTGCCCACCTGCTGCTCGTCGGGGACGTCGACCAGCTCCCGTCGGTGGGCGCGGGCGAGGTGCTGCGGGACCTGCTGGCCGCGGGCAGTCCGGTCCCCGCCGTGCGCCTCACCCGGATCTTCCGGCAGGCGCAGCAGTCGGGCGTGGTCACCAACGCCCACCGCATCAACTCCGGTGTCCCGCCGCTCACCACGGGCCTCGCGGACTTCTTCCTCTTCGCCGAGGAGGACACCGAGGAGGCCGGCCGGCTCACCGTGGACGTGGCCGCCCGCCGCATCCCGGCCAAGTTCGGCCTGGATCCGCGCCGGGACGTCCAGGTGCTCGCCCCGATGCACCGCGGCCCGGCGGGGGCCGCCGCCCTCAACGCGCTCCTCCAGCAGGCCGTCACCCCGGCCCGCCCCGACCTGCCCGAGCGCCGCTTCGGCGGCCGGGTCTTCCGGGTCGGCGACAAGGTGACGCAGATCCGCAACAACTACGAGAAGGGGGCGAACGGCGTCTTCAACGGCACGGTCGGTGTCGTCACCGGCCTCGACCCGGTCGAGCAGCGGCTGACCGTCCGCACCGACGAGGACGAGGAGGTCGGCTACGACTTCGCGGAGCTCGACGAACTCGCCCACGCCTACGCCGTGACGATCCACCGCTCGCAGGGCAGCGAGTACCCGGCGGTGGTCATCCCGGTGACGACGAGCGCCTGGACGATGCTCCAGCGCAACCTTCTCTATACGGCGGTAACCCGGGCAAAGCGCCTCGTCGTGCTGGTCGGCTCGCGGCGCGCCCTCGGTCAGGCCGTGCGGACCGTCGGCGCGGGCCGGCGCTGCACCGCGCTCGATCACCGGCTCGCCACGGGAGGTGGTGTTCGTCTCTGA
- a CDS encoding EamA family transporter yields the protein MRPHHLLLAVFVAALWGVNFVVIDVGLDHFPPLLFGALRFLAAAVPAVFLVGRPPVRWRWITGVGLALGVGKFGLLFVGMRAGMPAGLSSLVLQAQAVFTALFAVVALGERLRGARAAGLAVAVAGIVVAAVDEGPSGPFLGFALVVAAAAFWGVSNILTRKAAAPDAFRFIVWVSVVPVLPLLLLSLVVEGPRADAEALRSLDWSGVGALLFVAWISTVLGFGLWGHLLRTYDASAVAPFSLLVPVFGMSSAALLLGEDVSPLRWCAAVLLVGGIAVASLAGAGRPAFRRVARTGGGGPAAAPSSATQ from the coding sequence ATGCGTCCGCACCACCTCCTCCTCGCCGTCTTCGTCGCCGCCTTGTGGGGCGTCAACTTCGTCGTCATCGACGTGGGCCTCGACCACTTCCCGCCCCTCCTCTTCGGCGCCCTGCGCTTCCTCGCCGCCGCCGTCCCCGCGGTCTTCCTCGTCGGACGGCCGCCGGTGCGGTGGCGCTGGATCACCGGGGTCGGACTGGCGCTGGGCGTGGGCAAGTTCGGGCTGCTGTTCGTGGGCATGCGCGCGGGGATGCCCGCCGGGCTGTCCTCGCTGGTCCTCCAGGCGCAGGCGGTGTTCACGGCCCTCTTCGCCGTCGTCGCGCTGGGCGAACGGCTGCGCGGGGCGCGGGCGGCCGGCCTCGCCGTGGCGGTCGCCGGGATCGTGGTCGCGGCGGTCGACGAGGGGCCGTCCGGGCCGTTCCTCGGCTTCGCCCTCGTCGTCGCCGCCGCGGCCTTCTGGGGCGTCTCCAACATCCTCACCCGCAAGGCCGCCGCGCCGGACGCCTTCCGGTTCATCGTCTGGGTCAGCGTCGTCCCGGTGCTGCCGCTGCTCCTCCTCTCCCTCGTCGTGGAGGGCCCGCGCGCCGACGCCGAGGCGCTGCGCTCCCTCGACTGGAGCGGCGTCGGGGCGCTGCTGTTCGTCGCCTGGATCAGCACCGTGCTCGGCTTCGGCCTCTGGGGCCACCTGCTGCGCACCTACGACGCGTCGGCCGTGGCGCCCTTCTCGCTCCTCGTGCCGGTCTTCGGGATGTCGTCGGCGGCTCTGCTGCTCGGCGAGGACGTGAGCCCGCTGCGGTGGTGCGCGGCGGTGCTGCTGGTCGGCGGTATCGCGGTGGCGTCCCTGGCGGGGGCGGGACGGCCGGCCTTCCGCCGGGTGGCGCGGACGGGCGGGGGCGGACCGGCCGCCGCCCCTTCAAGCGCCACTCAGTGA
- a CDS encoding sugar phosphate isomerase/epimerase family protein, with protein sequence MKLAFSTLGVPGLPLPDVSRLAAAHGWDGVELRAHPEEPLHPGSGPAERADAVRRFAADGVRILGVAGYARVAGPGPDEPVFDELDALVRLAADLGAPFVRVFPGAGEQPAEEAEAAAARRLAWVAPLAADLGVRVLLETHDSHPRAQDAVRVLGPVGHRNVGALWDLLHTWRNGEPPAVTLPALAPHLGYVQVKDVVSAEDLTPLPLGAGAGAVPIAACVAELLAAGWDGWLCWEYEKRWHPEAPDFAGLAGPGREYLAGLLPR encoded by the coding sequence GTGAAACTCGCTTTCTCCACTCTCGGTGTCCCCGGTCTCCCCCTCCCCGACGTCTCCCGGCTCGCCGCCGCGCACGGCTGGGACGGCGTCGAGCTCCGCGCCCATCCCGAGGAGCCCCTCCATCCCGGCAGCGGCCCGGCCGAACGCGCCGACGCCGTGCGGCGGTTCGCGGCGGACGGGGTGCGGATCCTGGGCGTGGCGGGCTACGCGCGGGTGGCCGGCCCCGGACCCGACGAGCCGGTGTTCGACGAACTGGACGCGCTCGTCCGGCTCGCCGCCGACCTGGGCGCGCCGTTCGTCCGGGTGTTCCCCGGCGCCGGGGAGCAGCCGGCGGAGGAGGCGGAGGCCGCCGCCGCGCGCCGGCTCGCCTGGGTGGCGCCGCTCGCCGCCGACCTGGGCGTCCGGGTGCTGCTGGAGACCCACGACTCGCACCCGCGCGCGCAGGACGCGGTCCGGGTGCTCGGCCCGGTCGGGCACCGGAACGTCGGCGCCCTCTGGGACCTCCTGCACACCTGGCGGAACGGCGAGCCCCCCGCCGTCACCCTGCCCGCCCTCGCCCCGCACCTCGGATACGTCCAGGTCAAGGACGTCGTCTCGGCGGAAGACCTCACTCCGCTGCCGCTGGGCGCGGGCGCGGGCGCGGTGCCGATCGCGGCCTGCGTGGCGGAACTGCTCGCGGCCGGCTGGGACGGCTGGCTGTGCTGGGAGTACGAGAAGCGGTGGCACCCCGAGGCGCCGGACTTCGCGGGGCTCGCCGGGCCGGGGCGGGAGTACCTGGCCGGGCTGCTGCCGCGCTGA
- a CDS encoding LysE family translocator: protein MVTWHAVTGMALVALGMVLTPGPNMMYLVSRSVTQGRRAGLISLLGVAAGFVVYLLAAVAGIAALFALVPAVYTAVKLAGAGYLGWLAWQALRPGGTSAFDPKPLPPDPARRLFAMGFVTNLLNPKIAILYVSVLPQFVDPDRGSVPLQSLLIGLTQVAVALTVNGLIAVTAGSVASFLGRRPRWLRVQRYVTGTALAGIAVTVAAD from the coding sequence GTGGTCACCTGGCACGCGGTGACGGGCATGGCCCTGGTGGCCCTGGGCATGGTGCTCACCCCGGGGCCCAACATGATGTACCTGGTGTCCCGTTCGGTGACGCAGGGGCGGCGCGCGGGGCTGATCTCGCTGCTGGGCGTCGCCGCCGGCTTCGTCGTGTACCTGCTGGCCGCGGTCGCCGGGATCGCCGCCCTCTTCGCGCTGGTCCCGGCCGTCTACACGGCGGTGAAGCTCGCCGGCGCCGGCTACCTCGGCTGGCTGGCGTGGCAGGCCCTGCGGCCGGGCGGCACGTCGGCGTTCGACCCCAAGCCGCTGCCCCCGGACCCGGCCCGCCGCCTCTTCGCGATGGGCTTCGTCACCAATCTGCTCAACCCGAAGATCGCGATCCTCTATGTCTCCGTGCTGCCGCAGTTCGTCGACCCGGACCGGGGTTCCGTCCCCCTCCAGAGCCTGCTGATCGGGCTCACGCAGGTCGCCGTGGCGCTCACCGTCAACGGCCTGATCGCCGTCACGGCCGGGTCCGTCGCCTCGTTCCTCGGCCGCCGCCCCCGCTGGCTGCGCGTGCAGCGGTACGTGACGGGGACGGCCCTCGCGGGCATCGCCGTGACGGTCGCGGCCGACTGA
- a CDS encoding LysR family transcriptional regulator, giving the protein MLDLSRMRALHAVSVHGSVSAAAIALGYTPSAVSQAIAKLERETRTPLLERRGRGVVLTDAAVRLADTARELLALVERAETELDERRGLPTGRLTVAAFPTAARDLLPGVLARLAREHPTVDARMSEVDPHLSVGLVARGAVDLAVAHDWDINPLPAPEGMERAALGEDRCDVIVPRGHRLAGRDVIVATDLVHEHWICQPPGTVCHDWLVRTLRATGHEPDLAHQVAEFQTQLALVDAGLGIALVPRLGRGVLPSGVVALRLDPVPVRRLYAYWRVGAARRPAITETVRLLRAAAAGA; this is encoded by the coding sequence GTGCTGGACCTGTCCCGGATGCGTGCCCTGCACGCCGTGTCCGTCCACGGCTCGGTGAGCGCGGCGGCGATCGCCCTGGGCTACACCCCGTCCGCCGTGTCCCAGGCCATCGCCAAGCTGGAACGGGAGACGCGGACGCCGCTGCTGGAGCGGCGCGGCCGGGGCGTGGTGCTCACCGACGCCGCCGTACGGCTCGCGGACACCGCGCGGGAGCTGCTGGCCCTGGTCGAGCGGGCGGAGACCGAACTGGACGAGCGCCGCGGGCTGCCCACCGGGCGGCTGACCGTCGCGGCGTTCCCCACGGCCGCCCGGGACCTGCTGCCGGGTGTGCTGGCGCGGCTGGCGCGGGAGCATCCGACCGTGGACGCCCGGATGTCGGAGGTCGATCCGCACCTGTCGGTGGGGCTGGTCGCGCGCGGGGCGGTCGACCTGGCCGTGGCCCACGACTGGGACATCAACCCGCTGCCCGCGCCGGAGGGCATGGAACGGGCGGCGCTGGGCGAGGACCGGTGCGACGTGATCGTCCCCCGGGGCCACCGGCTGGCCGGCCGGGACGTGATCGTCGCGACGGACCTGGTCCACGAGCACTGGATCTGCCAGCCGCCCGGCACCGTCTGCCACGACTGGCTGGTACGGACCCTGCGGGCGACCGGCCACGAGCCGGACCTCGCCCATCAGGTGGCCGAGTTCCAGACCCAACTGGCCCTGGTGGACGCGGGGCTGGGCATCGCGCTCGTCCCCCGGCTGGGCCGCGGGGTGCTGCCGTCCGGTGTGGTGGCGCTGCGGCTGGACCCGGTGCCGGTACGGCGGTTGTACGCGTACTGGCGGGTCGGCGCGGCCCGGCGGCCCGCGATCACCGAGACGGTACGGCTGCTGCGCGCGGCGGCGGCGGGCGCGTAG
- a CDS encoding citrate synthase, producing MSDNSVVVRYGDGEYSYPVIDSTVGDKGFDIGKLRAQTGLVTLDSGYGNTAAYKSAITYLDGEQGILRYRGYPIEQLAERSTFLETAYLLINGELPTADELSRFQDEITRHTLLHEDVKRFYDGFPRDAHPMAMLSSVVSALSTFYQDSHNPFDEKQRDLSTIRLLAKLPTIAAYAYKKSVGHPVVYPRNDLGYVENFLRMTFSVPAAEYDLDPVVVSALDKLLILHADHEQNCSTSTVRLVGSSQANLFASISAGINALWGPLHGGANQAVLEMLESIKNSGGDVDAFIRKVKNKEDGVRLMGFGHRVYKSFDPRAKIIKAAAHDVLSALGKDDELLEIALKLEEHALSDDYFVSRNLYPNVDFYTGLIYRAMGFPTEMFTVLFALGRLPGWIAQWHEMIKEPGSRIGRPRQIYTGVVERDFVPVEAR from the coding sequence GTGAGCGACAACTCTGTAGTAGTGCGTTACGGGGACGGCGAGTACAGCTACCCGGTGATCGACAGCACCGTCGGTGACAAGGGCTTCGACATCGGCAAGCTGCGCGCCCAGACCGGTCTGGTGACCCTGGACTCCGGTTACGGCAACACGGCGGCCTACAAGTCCGCCATCACCTACCTGGACGGCGAGCAGGGCATCCTGCGCTACCGCGGCTACCCCATCGAGCAGCTGGCCGAGCGCAGCACGTTCCTCGAGACGGCGTACCTGCTGATCAACGGCGAGCTGCCGACCGCCGACGAGCTGTCGCGCTTCCAGGACGAGATCACCCGGCACACCCTGCTGCACGAGGACGTCAAGCGGTTCTACGACGGCTTCCCGCGCGACGCCCACCCGATGGCCATGCTGTCGTCCGTGGTCAGCGCCCTGTCGACGTTCTACCAGGACAGCCACAACCCCTTCGACGAGAAGCAGCGCGATCTCTCCACGATCCGGCTCCTCGCCAAGCTGCCGACGATCGCGGCCTACGCGTACAAGAAGTCCGTCGGCCACCCCGTGGTCTACCCGCGTAACGACCTCGGCTACGTCGAGAACTTCCTGCGCATGACCTTCTCGGTGCCGGCCGCCGAGTACGACCTGGACCCGGTCGTGGTGAGCGCCCTGGACAAGCTGCTCATCCTGCACGCCGACCACGAGCAGAACTGCTCCACCTCGACCGTGCGCCTGGTGGGCTCCTCGCAGGCCAACCTGTTCGCGTCCATCTCCGCGGGCATCAACGCCCTGTGGGGCCCCCTGCACGGCGGCGCCAACCAGGCCGTCCTGGAGATGCTGGAGTCCATCAAGAACTCCGGCGGCGACGTCGACGCCTTCATCCGCAAGGTGAAGAACAAGGAGGACGGCGTCCGCCTGATGGGCTTCGGGCACCGCGTCTACAAGAGCTTCGACCCCCGGGCGAAGATCATCAAGGCCGCGGCGCACGACGTCCTCTCCGCCCTGGGCAAGGACGACGAGCTGCTGGAGATCGCGCTCAAGCTGGAGGAGCACGCGCTCAGCGACGACTACTTCGTCTCGCGCAACCTCTACCCGAACGTCGACTTCTACACTGGTCTCATCTACCGGGCGATGGGCTTCCCGACCGAGATGTTCACCGTGCTGTTCGCGCTCGGCCGGCTGCCCGGCTGGATCGCCCAGTGGCACGAGATGATCAAGGAGCCGGGCTCCCGCATCGGCCGCCCGCGCCAGATCTACACCGGCGTCGTCGAGCGCGACTTCGTGCCCGTCGAGGCCCGCTGA